Below is a window of Leptospira hartskeerlii DNA.
TTGCGAGAGAAATGTTTAGGGCCGCTTTCCCTCCAGGAAGTTTCAAAAGAACAGCGGAGATACCTGAAGCGGTTCCTGCAGCATCGGAGAATGTACAATGATGTCGGATCGTTCCATAGACAGGATTGACTACTTTTTGGTAGGCTCGGTCATCATAGTTGTGATCTGCAGTGTTCTCACTTTATATTCGCAAGAATATAATTTTGATGATCCGAGTGCGGGGTTGATGAGCCATAAATGGTTCAAACAGTTATTATTCTTCCTTGGCGGACTCGTGATTATGTGGTTCGTGTCTCGGATCAATTACCAATTGATCGGGGCTTATGCGTTATTTATCTACGGGTTCGCAATTCTATTGCTCGCGCTCACTTTAGTCAAATGGATCGGTTACCTTCCTTCCAGTAGGGGTGCAAGATCGTGGATTAAGATAGGACCATTTCTTTTGCAGGCATCTGAATTTGCAAAACTCGCTACTGTGATCTTACTCGGTCAGTATCTTGTATTGAAAGAAAAAGAAATGAAGAAGCTCGTAGTACTCGTGATCCCGTTCGGGATCGTACTTCTTCCCATGGCTTTGATACTTTTGCAGCCTGACTTTGGAACAGCGGTTTCCTTCTTACCAATCTTATTCACCATGTTGTTCTTGGGAGGAGCCGACTATTTCCATATTGGTTCCTTCATTACATTCGGGGGAATTTCACTAGTTCTTCCGATGTATGTGGAATATTCCAAACTTACATTGCTAAACGATATTCTTGCTTTCCTGCAAAGAACCGGAAAAACGGACCTTCTTTCCGTAGTAAACCGATTAGGTGGAAAAACCTGGCAAGTATTGGATGGGAAAGAAGTAGCCGGGGCCAATCTGACTCCTAAAACGATCGCAGCATTGAGAGAAGTATTCGATCAGGTAATCGACCTGGAAGGAAGTTTTATATTTAAGTTGCTTTCTAACCAAGGACTATTGATCGGCTTGGGTGCAACACTTATCATATTCAGTATTATCATGATTTTACTTAGGATCGCTCGAGGAAGTAAAACATTACGTTCTTATTATATTCCTTTGGGGATCTTAGGGATCAGTTTGATCTCAGCGGTAGTCGTAATGAAAACCGTTCCTTTCCGAGAAAACCAGGTAATCCGATTGACTGCATTTTTAAATCCCGACGAGTTCAAACAGGATGCGGGATACCAGCTCAGAGCTTCTAAGCCTGCAGTGGGTTCCGGAAAATTAGTCGGAAAAGGATTTTTAAACGCGGAAATGACGGAAGGAAAAATCCCTCACGTTCCTGAATCCAGCACAGACTTTATATTCGCTTCTTGGGCAGAACAAACCGGATTTATAGGTTCGGTGTTTTTGCTCTTCTTCTTATTCTCTATTCCACTTAGAGGACTGCAGATCAGTTACGAAAGTAAGGACAGATTCGGCTCGCTCCTCGCGTCTGGGATCGTAGCGATGTTATTTTATCACATGGCGATCAATATTGGGATCGTACTCGGACTATTGCCTGTAACAGGGATCCCACTTTCATTTATGAGTTACGGTGGTTCTCACTTACTTATGTCCATGGCTGCAGTCGGGATTATTCTCTCGATCAAGATGAGAAAACACGCAAACTGAAATTCGGACCGGTAAAATGGCTGACTTTGCAAAAAAGACTGCCGATATTATAACAAAGCCGGCATGGAAAGAGTAAAAGACTCCAGATTTCTATTCGATCTGAAAAGAAAATTCCGTTATATCTTGGAAGAGGTGGAGAAGAATACCTACGACCAAGATTCGGAAGTAAGAGAATTAGAAACAGTCTGGGAAGAAATGTTCGATGTCGCTTCCCGTAACGATACCCCTTATTTCAAAGCGAGACTTTCCAATCTAAAAAGACAGTTAGATGGTTTTGTTAGGAACAAAGCTTATGAAAAACAA
It encodes the following:
- the rodA gene encoding rod shape-determining protein RodA, which encodes MMSDRSIDRIDYFLVGSVIIVVICSVLTLYSQEYNFDDPSAGLMSHKWFKQLLFFLGGLVIMWFVSRINYQLIGAYALFIYGFAILLLALTLVKWIGYLPSSRGARSWIKIGPFLLQASEFAKLATVILLGQYLVLKEKEMKKLVVLVIPFGIVLLPMALILLQPDFGTAVSFLPILFTMLFLGGADYFHIGSFITFGGISLVLPMYVEYSKLTLLNDILAFLQRTGKTDLLSVVNRLGGKTWQVLDGKEVAGANLTPKTIAALREVFDQVIDLEGSFIFKLLSNQGLLIGLGATLIIFSIIMILLRIARGSKTLRSYYIPLGILGISLISAVVVMKTVPFRENQVIRLTAFLNPDEFKQDAGYQLRASKPAVGSGKLVGKGFLNAEMTEGKIPHVPESSTDFIFASWAEQTGFIGSVFLLFFLFSIPLRGLQISYESKDRFGSLLASGIVAMLFYHMAINIGIVLGLLPVTGIPLSFMSYGGSHLLMSMAAVGIILSIKMRKHAN